In the genome of Brienomyrus brachyistius isolate T26 chromosome 17, BBRACH_0.4, whole genome shotgun sequence, one region contains:
- the zgc:153039 gene encoding solute carrier family 12 member 9 — translation MTERTPLLHYRLSTSVNETEQRSSPVGVAVERIPAASRRKASKSRPQKLSTFFGVVIPTLLSMFSVVVFLRIGFVVGQCGLYQTFAMLFVAYFIISMTVLSVCAISTNGALDAGGAYYMISRALGPEFGGSLGIMFFFANVCGSALYVLGLVEAVLSTFGVQEDVSGLSSTQHVLPVGYWWSLLYGTVILLVCLLVCLVGAHIYARATFLIFLIVMLVLATVFISFFAVRPHVVQLPVSNYSRVHSANFTGFKLDTLLGNLNADYTVDYTTGTMMTFATVFAVMFNGCTGIMAGSNMSGDLKSPSYSIPRGTITAVIFTFITYTLLSVLVACSCERLLLQKDYSFLQDINLWHPFVIIGVYSSTLSAAMSNLIGASRILYALARDELFGRVLSPAKKTSRSGNPWASVLISWFLVQLVLFSGKLNTIASIVTIFFLLVYAAVDLACLALEWASAPNFRPTFRYFTWHTCVLGILGCGVMMFLINAIYASASIAFMLLLLLVIHYLSPTSSWGYISQALIFHQVRKYLLMLDVRKDHVKFWRPQVLLMVANPRGSVGLITFINDMKKSGLYVLGHITLGDLESLPSDPLQSRYDSWLSLVDQLNIKAFVNLTLADSVRHGVQHLLFISGLGGMRPNTLVLGFYDDCTPQDQLQDAPAFSGAAVDGLGPSQDSEELLGLQFPGLRTGDRDLGPQEYVSIVVDAVKMLKNVALARYFGHFDRADVLNQPRGSLYVDVWPLNLLRPDSSSYVDTCSLFLLQLACVLNMARAWKRARLRLFLCVEEGRSPQGPEEKLGQLLRELRMSADVFMVPWDHVVALHWQRQGVPGPAAEDEEDYANSFPSNATRLSDDYIRAVNQLVLQRPDPPPAVRFLYLPRPPADTHRYPTYLHQLDLLTRDLGPTLLIHGITPVITTDL, via the exons ATGACGGAGCGGACGCCGCTGCTGCACTATCGCTTGTCCACCAGCGTCAATGAAACGGAGcagcgctccagtcccgtcggGGTCGCGGTGGAACGGATCCCGGCGGCGTCCCGGAGGAAGGCGTCCAAAAGTCGACCGCAGAAGCTGTCCACCTTCTTCGGCGTGGTCATCCCCACGCTGTTATCCATGTTCAGCGTCGTTGTCTTCCTGCGTATTG GATTCGTGGTGGGGCAGTGTGGCCTGTACCAGACGTTTGCCATGCTGTTCGTGGCCTACTTCATCATCAGCATGACCGTGCTGTCCGTGTGCGCCATCTCTACCAATGGGGCTCTGGACGCGGGCGGTGCCTACT ATATGATCAGCCGAGCCCTGGGACCCGAGTTTGGCGGCAGCCTTGGAATCATGTTCTTTTTTGCCAATGTGTGCGGGAGCGCCCTCTACGTGCTGGGGCTGGTTGAGGCGGTGCTCTCCACCTTCGGTGTTCAGGAAG ATGTGTCTGGCCTCTCCAGCACCCAGCACGTCCTGCCAGTCGGTTACTGGTGGTCCCTGCTCTACGGCACGGTCATCCTGCTGGTGTGCCTGCTGGTGTGCCTAGTGGGTGCCCACATCTACGCCAGGGCCaccttcctcatcttcctcatcgTCATGCTGGTCCTGGCCACGGTCTTCATCAGCTTTTTCGCCGTACGACCCCACGTGGTACAACTACCTGTGTCCAATTACTCCAGAGTGCACAGTGCCAATTTCACAGGGTTCAAACTGGACACGCTATTGGGCAATCTCAACG ctgactaCACAGTGGACTATACAACCGGGACCATGATGACCTTCGCCACGGTCTTTGCGGTCATGTTCAACGGCTGCACGGGCATCATGGCCGGCTCGAACATGTCCG GAGACCTGAAGAGTCCAAGCTACTCCATCCCCAGGGGCACCATCACCGCGGTCATCTTCACCTTCATCACTTACACCCTGCTCAGTGTGTTGGTGGCGTGCTCCTGTGAGCg GCTTTTGCTACAGAAAGATTACAGCTTCCTGCAGGACATTAACCTGTGGCACCCCTTCGTCATCATCGGCGTGTACTCCTCCACGCTGTCTGCGGCCATGAGCAACCTTATCGGGGCATCTCGCATTCTATACGCCCTGGCACGAGATGAGCTCTTTG GCCGTGTGCTGTCCCCCGCCAAGAAGACATCTCGCAGCGGGAACCCCTGGGCGTCTGTGCTCATTTCCTGGTTCCTCGTGCAG TTGGTTCTCTTCTCCGGTAAACTAAACACCATCGCCAGCATTGTGACCATCTTCTTTCTGCTGGTCTACGCTGCCGTGGACCTCGCCTGCCTGGCTCTCGAGTGGGCCTCTGCTCCAAACTTCAG GCCCACGTTCCGCTACTTCACCTGGCACACCTGCGTTCTGGGCATCCTGGGCTGCGGTGTCATGATGTTCCTCATCAATGCCATCTACGCCTCGGCCAGCATCGCTTTCATGCTCCTGCTGCTCCTCGTCATCCATTATCTGTCACCCACCAGCAGCTGGGGCTACATCAGCCAAGCCCTGATCTTCCACCAG GTGCGGAAATACCTACTGATGCTGGATGTGAGGAAGGACCATGTGAAGTTCTGGAGGCCACAGGTGTTGCTGATGGTGGCCAACCCCCGTGGCAGTGTGGGCCTCATCACCTTCATCAATGACATGAAGAAGAGTGGCCTCTACGTGCTGGGCCACATCACGCTGGGGGACTTGG agtcCCTACCGTCGGACCCCCTGCAGTCGCGCTACGACTCCTGGCTGTCGCTCGTCGACCAGCTCAACATCAAGGCCTTTGTGAACCTGACGCTGGCCGACTCCGTCCGGCACGGGGTCCAGCACCTGCTCTTCATCTCCGGCCTGG GCGGGATGAGGCCCAATACCTTGGTGCTGGGCTTCTATGACGACTGCACGCCACAAGACCAGCTGCAGGACGCCCCGGCTTTCTCGGGCGCCGCTGTGGATGGCCTGGGTCCCTCTCAGGACTCCGAGGAGCTGCTGGGGCTGCAATTTCCCGGGCTGCGTACCGGCGACCGTGACCTAGGGCCCCAGGAATACGTGTCCATCGTCGTGGACGCTGTAAAGATGCTGAAGAACGTAGCTCTGGCGAGATACTTTGGCCACTTTGACCGCGCGGATGTGCTGAACCAGCCGCGGGGGTCGCTCTACGTGGATGTGTGGCCTCTGAACCTGCTGCGGCCCGACAGTAGCAGCTACGTGGACACGTGCAGCCTCTTCCTGCTGCAGCTGGCCTGCGTCCTCAACATGGCGCGGGCGTGGAAGCGAGCCAGGCTCCGCCTCTTCCTGTGTGTGGAGGAGGGGCGGAGCCCACAGGGACCTGAGGAGAAGCTGGGCCAGCTGCTGCGGGAGCTGCGCATGTCTGCCGACGTCTTCATGGTGCCCTGGGACCACGTGGTGGCCCTGCACTGGCAGCGGCAGGGTGTGCCGGGTCCGGCCGCGGAGGACGAGGAGGACTACGCCAACAGCTTCCCCAGCAATGCCACGCGGCTGTCGGACGACTACATCCGGGCCGTCAACCAGCTGGTGTTGCAGCGGCCTGACCCACCCCCTGCTGTTCGCTTCCTGTACTTGCCTCGCCCCCCAGCCGACACCCATCGCTATCCGACCTACCTGCACCAGCTGGACCTGCTGACCCGTGACCTGGGCCCCACACTGCTGATCCACGGCATCACACCAGTGATCACCACTGACCTCTAA